In Leucoraja erinacea ecotype New England chromosome 11, Leri_hhj_1, whole genome shotgun sequence, the following are encoded in one genomic region:
- the LOC129701865 gene encoding actin-1-like, whose amino-acid sequence MMANPAVIIDNGSGLCKSGIVGDSIPTSVVPSIVGCSRATKGARNANLKDYYVGKAAQTRREVLSLKYPIERGVVTSWEEMEMIWRYIYGFELRVKPKERPILLTAAPLTPFLNRERMAEIMFEGFSVPAMYVAIPATLALYSSGRTRGVVLDSGYGITDAVPIYEGYYLPDAVQRLHMAGSDINESLWRLLLENGHSFAEKVEADVIQDIKEKLCYVSLDSKVESNKPAEEIQREYRLPDGTQVLISNELFRAPELLFTPESPGVKDSGIDKLLLNSIALCEPGLHKELSSNMLLSGGSTLLPGMEERLLKELKLHTPTDVPVKVTAPPERNYSVWMGASILTSLSSFKHMWITLNDYNDFGPSVVNKRCF is encoded by the coding sequence ATGATGGCTAATCCCGCCGTGATCATAGACAACGGATCTGGGCTGTGTAAATCTGGCATAGTTGGTGACAGCATCCCCACATCAGTCGTACCATCTATTGTCGGCTGCTCCAGAGCCACAAAGGGAGCACGGAATGCAAACCTAAAGGACTATTATGTTGGCAAAGCAGCACAGACCAGAAGGGAAGTCTTGAGTTTGAAGTATCCAATTGAACGTGGCGTGGTGACGTCCTGGGAGGAGATGGAGATGATCTGGAGGTACATCTACGGCTTTGAACTGCGTGTAAAACCCAAAGAGAGGCCCATCTTGCTGACTGCTGCCCCACTGACTCCGTTCTTAAATAGAGAAAGAATGGCTGAAATCATGTTTGAAGGCTTCTCTGTGCCAGCCATGTACGTAGCCATTCCAGCCACGTTGGCACTGTATTCATCAGGCCGCACTCGAGGTGTGGTCTTGGACAGTGGGTATGGAATAACCGATGCCGTGCCCATCTATGAAGGGTATTACCTCCCAGATGCTGTTCAAAGGCTCCATATGGCAGGTAGTGATATCAACGAAAGCCTTTGGAGACTTCTGTTGGAGAACGGCCACTCTTTTGCTGAAAAGGTGGAGGCAGATGTAATCCAGGACATCAAGGAGAAACTGTGCTATGTTTCCCTGGATTCCAAAGTGGAGAGCAATAAGCCAGCAGAGGAAATACAACGGGAGTACAGGTTGCCTGATGGGACACAGGTTCTGATCTCAAATGAGCTCTTCAGAGCACCAGAGTTGCTTTTTACACCAGAGAGCCCAGGTGTGAAAGACAGTGGCATTGACAAGCTGCTGTTAAACAGCATTGCATTGTGTGAGCCAGGGCTGCATAAAGAACTGTCTAGCAACATGCTGCTCTCTGGTGGCTCCACACTGCTGCCAGGAATGGAGGAACGGCTACTGAAGGAGCTGAAGCTACACACACCTACCGATGTCCCCGTCAAAGTCACTGCCCCACCAGAGAGGAACTACTCTGTGTGGATGGGAGCCTCCATCTTAACAAGCTTGTCATCCTTTAAGCACATGTGGATTACTCTCAACGATTACAATGACTTTGGGCCATCTGTAGTGAACAAGAGATGTTTTTAA